The Oceanispirochaeta sp. nucleotide sequence GACCCTTCGGCCTAGCTCGAAGAGAAACTCCCTTGGAATGAAAAAGTAAAGGTATAGGAGACATATTATGGGACGAATTATTGGAATTGACCTTGGTACAACAAACTCTTGTGTGGCAGTCATGGAAGGGGGCGAACCTGTTGTTATTCAGAATGAAGAAGGTCAAAGAACGACTCCTTCAATGGTAGCTTTTACAGATAAAGATGAGCGCCTCGTAGGGCAGCCTGCCAAAAACCAAATGGTTACCAACCCCGAGAACACCATCTATTCAATTAAAAGATTTATGGGACGGCATTACGATGAAGTGACAGAAGAACTTCATATGATTTCCTATAATGTTACAAAAGGTCCAAACGGAGATGTCCGGGTCGATGTGAACGGCAAGCATCAGTCTCCTCCCGAGATTTCTGCGGCTATTCTTCAAAAAATGAAGAAAACAGCTGAAGATTATCTGGGTGAAACCGTGACTGAAGCTGTCATCACGGTTCCTGCATACTTCAATGATGCACAGAGACAGGCAACCAAAGATGCAGGCAGAATTGCCGGTCTGGATGTAAAGCGTATTGTGAATGAGCCTACTGCCGCGGCATTATCCTATGGTTTCGGGAAAGAAAACAAAGAACAGAAGATTGCAGTCTATGACCTGGGGGGAGGAACATTCGATATCTCTATCCTGGACATGGCCGAAGGTGTATTCGAAGTTCGTTCCACCAATGGTGATACTCACCTGGGTGGTGATAACTTTGACAAGAAAATCATTGAGTGGCTTGTGAATAGCTTTAAGTCTGATCAAGGTGTGGATCTGTCCAAGGACAAGATGGCCCTTCAGAGACTGAGAGAAGGTGCGGAAAAAGCCAAGAAAGAACTCTCCTCCTCACAGGCCACCGATATTAACCTGCCCTTTATCACTGCTGATGCATCGGGTCCGAAGCACTTACAGTATAGTCTGACTAGAGCCAAGTTTGATCAGATGACCGTCGAGCTTGTTCAAAGAACCAAGATTCCCTGCCAGAAGGCTCTTAAGGATGCGGGATATACTGCATCCGATATTGATGAAGTCATTCTCGTCGGTGGTTCCACTAGAATCCCTGCGGTTCAGGCCATTGTCAAGGAACTCTTTCAGCAGGAACCTCATAAGGGAGTCAATCCGGATGAAGTCGTTGCCATGGGCGCGTCTATTCAGGGTGGAGTTCTCGGTGGAGATGTGAATGACATCCTTCTGTTGGATGTTACTCCCCTGTCTATGGGTATCGAAACCCTTGGCGGTGTCTCTACAAGGCTGATTGAGCGCAATACAACAATCCCGACAAAGAAAAGTCAGGTATTTTCTACGGCTGCGGACAACCAGAATGCTGTTTCCATTCATGTTCTCCAGGGTGAGAGAGAGATGGCCAGTGCCAACAGAACCCTTGGAAAGTTTGACCTGGTCGGCATTCCTCCGGCACCCCGGGGAGTTCCACAGATTGAGGTTACCTTTGACATTGATGCCAATGGTATCGTCCACGTGTCTGCAAAGGATCTGGGAACAGGGAAAGAACAGAAGATCAGAATTGAGTCTTCCTCCGGTTTGAGCGAAGCCGAAATTGACAAGATGGTCAAAGATGCCGAATTAAATGCTGAAGCCGATAAAGTCATCAAAGAGAAGGCTGAAGTCATGAATGAAGCTGACAATCTGCTCTACTCTACCGAGAAATCTTTGAAAGACTTTGGTGATAAAGTGACAGAAGATGACAAGACCAAGATTGAGGCGTCCATTGAGTCATTGAAAGAAGCAATAAAAACAGATAACATTGATACCATTAAAGCCAAAGTGGAAGAGCTGAAACAGGCTTCATATAAACTGGCTGAGGAAATGTACAAGTCTCAGGCAGGTGATCAGGGGCAAGCAGGTCCGGACATGGGCGGTGCCGCTTCTGGAGCAGACCCTTCAGAACCCAAAAAGGCTGAAACAGATGC carries:
- the dnaK gene encoding molecular chaperone DnaK: MGRIIGIDLGTTNSCVAVMEGGEPVVIQNEEGQRTTPSMVAFTDKDERLVGQPAKNQMVTNPENTIYSIKRFMGRHYDEVTEELHMISYNVTKGPNGDVRVDVNGKHQSPPEISAAILQKMKKTAEDYLGETVTEAVITVPAYFNDAQRQATKDAGRIAGLDVKRIVNEPTAAALSYGFGKENKEQKIAVYDLGGGTFDISILDMAEGVFEVRSTNGDTHLGGDNFDKKIIEWLVNSFKSDQGVDLSKDKMALQRLREGAEKAKKELSSSQATDINLPFITADASGPKHLQYSLTRAKFDQMTVELVQRTKIPCQKALKDAGYTASDIDEVILVGGSTRIPAVQAIVKELFQQEPHKGVNPDEVVAMGASIQGGVLGGDVNDILLLDVTPLSMGIETLGGVSTRLIERNTTIPTKKSQVFSTAADNQNAVSIHVLQGEREMASANRTLGKFDLVGIPPAPRGVPQIEVTFDIDANGIVHVSAKDLGTGKEQKIRIESSSGLSEAEIDKMVKDAELNAEADKVIKEKAEVMNEADNLLYSTEKSLKDFGDKVTEDDKTKIEASIESLKEAIKTDNIDTIKAKVEELKQASYKLAEEMYKSQAGDQGQAGPDMGGAASGADPSEPKKAETDAEDADYEVVDEDK